One segment of Trichlorobacter ammonificans DNA contains the following:
- the fsa gene encoding fructose-6-phosphate aldolase yields MKFFIDTADVAEIRAAHDLGLVDGVTTNPSLIAKSGRKFKDVIKEITAIVDGPISAEVISLDAAGMVKEAKELVKIHKNIVIKVPMTTEGLKATKQLTSLKIKTNVTLIFTPMQALLAAKAGATYVSPFVGRLDDISQDGMGIIEEIRTIFDNYGYTTEIIVASVRNPIHVLNSALIGADIATIPYSVMVQLAKHPLTDAGIAKFLEDWEKVPK; encoded by the coding sequence ATGAAGTTTTTCATCGACACCGCCGACGTCGCCGAAATCCGCGCCGCCCACGACCTGGGCCTGGTGGACGGCGTCACCACCAACCCGTCCCTGATCGCCAAATCCGGCCGCAAGTTCAAGGATGTGATCAAGGAGATCACCGCCATCGTGGATGGTCCCATCTCTGCCGAAGTGATCTCGCTTGACGCTGCCGGCATGGTGAAAGAGGCCAAGGAACTGGTCAAGATCCACAAGAACATCGTCATCAAGGTACCGATGACCACCGAAGGGCTCAAGGCCACCAAGCAGCTCACCAGCCTCAAGATTAAAACCAACGTCACCCTGATCTTCACCCCGATGCAGGCCCTGCTGGCGGCCAAGGCCGGCGCCACCTACGTCTCCCCCTTCGTGGGGCGGCTGGACGACATCTCCCAGGACGGCATGGGGATCATCGAGGAAATCCGCACCATCTTCGACAACTACGGCTACACCACGGAAATCATCGTGGCCAGCGTGCGCAACCCGATCCATGTGCTCAACTCCGCCCTGATCGGTGCCGACATCGCCACCATTCCCTACAGCGTCATGGTGCAACTGGCCAAGCATCCCCTGACCGACGCCGGTATCGCCAAATTCCTGGAAGACTGGGAGAAGGTCCCCAAATAG
- a CDS encoding thermonuclease family protein encodes MRYLVLLLLVLLLLVLLLLVLLPLPVSAGQTIQGMVREVYDGDTVLVVTRSDGRLKVRLYGIDAPETRKPDRAAQPFGSQAKRVLMYKLLGREVLLEVRERDQYGRAVAVVRQGQRDINAEMVAEGMAWAYRHYLDGPYASRYIGLEEQARRRRLGLWRQSNPQPPWEFRQAGKGHGKRRR; translated from the coding sequence ATGAGATATCTGGTGCTGCTGTTGCTGGTGCTGCTGTTGCTGGTGCTGCTGTTGCTGGTGCTGCTGCCGCTGCCGGTTTCGGCGGGCCAGACGATCCAGGGGATGGTGCGGGAGGTGTACGACGGCGACACCGTGCTGGTGGTGACTCGCAGCGACGGCCGGCTCAAGGTGCGGCTCTACGGCATCGATGCCCCGGAGACCCGCAAGCCGGACCGGGCGGCCCAGCCCTTCGGCAGTCAGGCAAAGCGGGTGCTGATGTACAAGCTGCTGGGGCGGGAGGTGCTGCTGGAGGTACGGGAGCGGGACCAGTACGGCCGGGCGGTGGCAGTGGTGCGCCAGGGACAGCGCGACATTAACGCCGAGATGGTTGCCGAGGGGATGGCCTGGGCCTACCGTCACTATCTGGACGGCCCCTACGCCTCCCGGTATATCGGCCTGGAGGAGCAGGCCCGCCGCAGGCGGCTGGGGCTCTGGCGGCAGTCCAACCCCCAGCCCCCCTGGGAGTTCCGGCAGGCCGGCAAAGGGCACGGCAAACGGCGGCGATGA